The following DNA comes from Triticum aestivum cultivar Chinese Spring chromosome 3D, IWGSC CS RefSeq v2.1, whole genome shotgun sequence.
ATTGAACTAGGGTTTGGAACAATTGAGTTGATATATCTTGCTGGTTTGGTGGCTCCGAGTGGAAGTGTTAGGGCAACATCGAATGGAACTAAGTTAGGAAGATATAGTGGAAATCTTGGAGGATTTTGAGGACTTTGGATTTTGATctttaagcacatgaagcaaaaggcTCTTTGTCACATCCTCATCCCTTTTGATAGTATCGGCATGCCTATGTGAAAGAGCATGGTGCCCTcgtgtttggttttggtaattgatgacaatctctatggactaatggtttccttgagctatatttgaagggtttgtccataggcatttcttgaagtccatttgttggtttcaaggagattatgtgatgaccaaggtgctactCAGAATACATGATGCAAGGTTGATCAAGACATCATCAtcgagtgaatcaagttgatcaacacacgaagcatacaagatgtaccgagagggatcaagtgatcctgtggtatggtaagcattgcccATTATGCTTTATGTACTGACCCATGGTCTATGTGTCGTAGTATTCTCACGTCAGCCGCCAGGGGGCcgcgaggcgacagatgccacggggtggcttgaggtgagggcaagactgcCGTGGAATATCCGGGATGGGTATTGCGCAATAGCACAcggtggtttacccaggttcggggctctccggagagataatacccctacccCTACATGTTTGTATATATCTGTGGCATACAAGTCTggcagtacagagttgctcctggaactgtatctgaggtcagtgccataggcatctggcctcgtatatgtatgtataaatgCTTGGGCATGTATGCCCGTGGCCGAGTGGCCAGGTGAGCTAGTGGCCAGGAGGCCATGCAAGTGTGCATGGGAGTGTGAGAGCATGGTGCTCCCGTGAGTGTGTGTGGCATGGTGTGCTCCCAGGGAGCCATTGTGGCAGGCcccttggatggatggatggatgtgtgctagTATATATATAGTGTGGGTAGCTTACATCCAAAGCTAGGTGAGTAGGCATGGTCGGTGGTGGCCCACCCACCAACTACACTATTGGAGATGTCATGCGAGGTGACGCGTGATGCAGACTATAGTGCGCCATTATTGCCCAGCAGTGCGCAGGTACATCCGTCTTGTCCGTCTCGTGTCCGATGGGACACCGTAGTTGACTTCGCGTAGCAGGCTGGCTGGAGCAGCCGGACGGGGAGCAGTTGGAGCAGCCGGGTGGCGAGCCGGCCGGGGCAGCCGGACGGGGAGCCGTCTGGAGTGGCCGGGTTGCGAGCCGGCCGGAGCAGCCGGACTGAGGGGCTTtactagccccgatgtcttgaaatgttgcCTCGCCGTCTTTGGGGTACCCGTGGGTCATTACCACGACAGtggcctccgagcctccgggcaacttggctaAGTTGAGCGGAGGTTTTTCAGCTGGCGTTGATGTAGAAGATGTCGATGATGGCCGGCTGCGGACTGCAGCAGACGCGGCTTGCTTCCGGCGGGGGCACGcgagcgcacccgctgggtgtagcctccgtGCAACTTTGGAAAAGTTGGGCGAAGGGTTTTCGCGGTTGttggtgcagacgatggcgtcaaGGGGTCGATTGCAGCCGACGACGGGCGTGCAACAGGCGCGACATGTTCCAAGTGGGTTTGCGCAAGctcacccgctgggtgtagcctctgagcctccgggcaacttggaaaagttgggcggagggtcttgttgttgatgatgaagccgACGACGACGTCGAGGGTGCCGAGCGCGGACACGGAGTCCGCCGACTGGTGGGCGTGGGGCCCTGCCGGGCGCGGACGCGAAGTCCGCCGGCTAATGGGCGTGGGGCCTTGCCGGGCGCGGACGCGAAGTCTGCCGGCTGATGGGCGCGGGGCCCTGCCAGGCGCGGACGCGGGGTCCGCCAGCTGGTGGGCACGGAGCCCTGCCGGGCGCGGACCCGGGGTCCACCGACTGATGCTGTCGGGCGCGGACCCAGGGTCCACCGACTGATGCTGTCGGGCGTGTACCCGGGGTCCGCCGACTGATGCTGTCGGGAGCGGACACGGGGTTCGCCGACTGAGGCTGTCGGGCGCGGACGTGGGGTCCGCCGACTGATGCTGTCGGGCGTGGACCCGGGGTCCGCCGACTGATGCCGTCGGGCGCGGACACGGGGTCCACCGACTGATGTTGTCGATGACAGCCGGCTGCGGGCTGCAGCCGGCGAGGCTTGATtccagtgggggcgcgccagcgcacccactgtgtgtagcctccgagcctccgggcgaCTCGAAGAGTCGGGCGGAGGGTTTTTGCCGTCGATGTAGTAGAGGCAGCCGGTCGCGAGCCTGTGGCCCACGTGGTGCTTTCCCAGCGAGGCGTGCCGGCGCacccggcgcacccgctgggtgtaacCTCCGAGCCTTCGGGTGAGGAGGGGGGTTCCCCACGGAAGTGATCATGCAAAAAAGCAGGGTTAGACGGGCGCAGCAATATTAAGTGCTTGGTTTTAGCAgcgcaagttttatgcggagggtgccgatttggtttcgtccgagcccccttcaatctttttcatgttccctccgctctttggcttgtgctctcgctagcCGGACAACCGCGTgacggtctgtggctgagagtgggccgcggagtgaagcgtacagtactcagactctgggagcagattcgaccgagcagatactcataaagcAAACGGCCGGGTCACCAGAACCGTTTTCTCCCTGGACATTTTTCGCATGGGTGGCCTCCAATGTTTGCTCTTGCTAGCTGGACAGCCGCGCTGCGGTCTGTAGCTGAGACGAAGAGTGAGCCTTTGGTACCATGCATGCTACTAAGCCGTTTGTGGGAACGaatgtctcaggccaagcggccagcctctGGGCCAACACTGGAGGGCGCCAGGGCGAACAGTAGTGCAACTGTAATAAGGGCGGAGGTGGTCCCTGAGTGTCGCTCGGGGTTATCCGAGTTTGCACGTGGTGTGAAagtatgcgggtgaggagctcacattgattttcgtgtaggcGAGGCGAAGGTTGCCGAAGACAGCCGGCACGGCTCAGCGCTTGCGGAGCGCGCCGGCACACTCGCTGGGGGTAgccttcgagcctccgggtgctcgaagAGGGCCCAACCGGTCGGGTCCGACCGAACGGGCGTCGAGGCGGGCGGGCGGCCCGGCCGGCTCGCCAGCCGGCCCGGCGTCAGAGCAGGAGGCGGTCCAGCCGGCTTGGCACAGCGGGCAATGACGTGGCGCGGTCGCGGCTGGCCGTCCGAGTGGCGAAGCAGGCGGACGGACCAGTCGgacgtctttttcttcttctcttcggccTTGTTTGAATTACCGTTTTGTCTGAAATACACCTGTAGAAAAGATACAGATCTCCAACCCATCGTTTTGTTTCCGGCTGGAAATCTGCTAGTGACTGGTAAGATACACGTGTAAACTAAATATCTCTGTATTTGATTACACCGCATCCAAGGGCGGCCTTCAGCCGGCTGTGAGCAGCCGGACACACTTTTTTTGGCAGCCGGCTGTTGACTTGGTCAGCTGGacctcttctttttctttgctttcATCAGCCGACTGGGGGCGCTGCGGGTTGCGGGGGCAGCCAGCGCGCGTGTGCAGAGGCCGGCTGGGGCGGGACCACCATAGCCAGCACTGGAGCAGCCGGGCGCGGGGAGGGCTACGCGGGCGCGAAGGCGGCGACGGGATTCGCGGCGCTCGGGACCCGAGTGGAGGAGGCCGGAGCCGGCTGTCGGGGGTCAGCGCGGCAGGAGGCCGGCTGGCGGCGGGAGCTGGCGCGCCTGGTCACGGGCGGAGCCAGCCGACGGCCGGGTCNNNNNNNNNNNNNNNNNNNNNNNNNNNNNNNNNNNNNNNNNNNNNNNNNNNNNNNNNNNNNNNNNNNNNNNNNNNNNNNNNNNNNNNNNNNNNNNNNNNNNNNNNNNNNNNNNNNNNNNNNNNNNNNNNNNNNNNNNNNNNNNNNNNNNNNNNNNNNNNNNNNNNNNNNNNNNNNNNNNNNNNNNNNNNNNNNNNNNNNNNNNNNNNNNNNNNNNNNNNNNNNNNNNNNNNNNNNNNNNNNNNNNNNNNNNNNNNNNNNNNNNNNNNNNNNNNNNNNNNNNNNNNNNNNNNNNNNNNNNNNNNNNNNNNNNNNNNCCGGGTCGCCGGGTGGACCTGGCAAAGGAGCAGCGCGGGGAGGCGAAGACGCGCAGGGGGCGCACGAGGAGTTCGCAGAGGGGCACGCGGGGAGCTCGCAGAAGGGCGCGAGGCGGCGCAGCGCAGCCGGCGCGTACGAACGCGGCAGCTAGCTGGCAGGCGGGCGCACAGGGACGCGGCGCGTGAGCGCTGTGGATGGAGTGGCGCGGGGGCGCGGGAGCGGGCTGGTGGACGAGCGCGACCGCTAGCTGGCAGGCGGGCGCCGCCGCAGCTGGCGAGGTGCAGCCAGCATGGGACAGCGTGTGGCGGCGCGTGACCGTGCTATGGAAGGATGCAGAGAGGCCGGCGGGGCCAGACGCTGGCGGAGCGAGTGCGACCGAAGCCGGCTGGGCGAAGGTGCGGAGCGGCCGAGCGCGGGACGCGCGACGGTGGCCGGAGCCAGCGGAGAGGCCGAAGCGCCGCGGGCGCCCGTCGGGGAAAGGCGAGCGGCGCACAGGAGTCCTGCTTCGTACGTGGGCGCGGGAACGTGTGGAGCGGGCCGGTGCCTAGGGACGGATGTGGGAGGTCAGCAGGCAGCGCGGCGGCGCAGGCGATCCAGCTATGCAGGTTGGCCGTGCCGTGCTGTGGAGAGGAGGGGCACCACCCGTGCTTGGCTGGCCTAGGGAGGAGGCAGCAAGGCGGCGGGCGCGAGCGGCGGCTAAAGATGGTTGTAGAAGATGCTGCGGCATGCGGGGAACAGTCGTGGCAGCGGCGAGGCGGTCGGCGCCATGGGCGAGCGGCTCAGGCGAGCTCGTTAAGTTTAGAGAAGCCAGCAGCGGGACGGATGGGGCAGAGCTCGAGCTTAGTGTATGGCCATTGTCTTGGTAGTATAAGCAGTGTATGAGCAGTTCTGACTTGCATCTCGCTTGGGTAGTGTCTGGCCATTATCTAGCTTGTGTATGGCGAATGTATAGCTGGTGTACACGCGATGTATGCGTGCGGGTGGACCAACGCGGAGCTGCGACGGACGGCCGGTGTCGCAGCGATGGTGACGAAGAGGCCGAGGCCGACGACGAGGATACGCCGTCCCGCGCGGTCGCTCTGGGGGcgggtcgatgtcgagcccccgagtgCTACCGGAGAGATGACGCGACGCAGCGACAGAGGCGATCAAGATGGCGAGGCCGACGATGAGGGCACACCACCCCACGCGGCCGCCCCGGGGGCGCGTTGATGTCGAGCCCCTGAGCGCTACCAGAGAgacgagggcggcgccgcggcgatgAAGACGAAAAGGGGTCCCGACCGGTCACGGTTCTAGCAGCTCGCCCcactgtgggcgccaactgtcatagTATTCTCGCGTTAGCCTCCAAGGGGGCCGCGAGGCGGCAGATGCCACGGGGTGGCTTGAGGTAAGGACAAGGCTGCCGTGGAATATCCGGGACGGATATTGTGCAATAACACAcggtggtttacccaggttcgggactctccggagagataatatccctactcctgcatgtctgtatATATGTGTAGCGTACATGTCTGGCAGTACAGaattgctcctggagctgtatctgaggtcagtgccgtAGGCATCTGGCCTCATATATGTATGTATAAATGCTTGGGCATGTATGCCCGTGGCTGAGTGGCTAGGTGAGCTAGTGGCCAGGAGGCCATGCAAGTGTGCGTGGGAGTGTGAGAGGATGGTGCTCCCGTGAGTGTGTGTGGCGTGGTGCGCTCCGAGGGAGCCATTGTGGCCGGCcccttggatggatggatgtgtgttaGTATATATAGTGTGGGTAGCTTACACCCAAAGCTAGGTGAGTGGGCATGATGGGTGGTGGCTCACCCACCAACTACATTATTGGAGATGTCATGCGAGGTGACGCGTGATGCATGCTATAGTGCCCCATTATTACCAGCAGTGCACAGGTACATTCGTCTTGTTCGTGTCGTGTTCGATGGGACACCGTGGTTGACTTCGCGTAGCAGGTTGGCTGGAGCAGCCGGACAGGGAGCAGTTGGAGCAGCCGGGTGGCGAGCCGGCCGGGGCAGCCGGACGGGGAGCCGTCTGGAGTGGCCGGGTTGCGAGCCGGCCGGAGTagccggactgaggggctttgctagccccgatgtcttgaaatgttgcCTCGCCGTCTTTGGTGTACCCGTGGGTCATTACCATGACActatgtgagagttctttgtgggttTAGGTTTGTTTCCATGGGCGTGCATCAAAAGGAAGATCTCATAtgacccatggaggatgacattaagtggtgatcgtcatcaagattgcagtgtgcaagttcaagtggagtatcacaaagagatcatgcttgaagcttgccacacatttgtggtgacaatggacctgTGAAGATGTGCCAACGAGTGGCTCActcataatggagtatgggggagcaatctactagtcttcatcgagcctgcgcaatcaagaaaggtggtccaacttgaggagtacaagatcgtcatcatctaactCAAGTCGACTATGCGCAAGGAAAATGTTtgtccttgataggttttctattttatcggTCTCATGGTGTTAGCTGAGAGACAGGTTTATAGGATCGATAGTCGTActatcaggggggggggggttctcgagtgagtagcttgatcgcatCATTCGTatagagctcaaacctttgcatcattggcatcatctttcttgattcttatttggTTTTCTTATTGTGAGATTTTAGAGTTTGTGTTCGTCTTCTTTTTAAACTCAAACTTATCGAAAACAGAGTTCATTTGCATTATATTTGCGCTTTAGGTGTTGGAGAGTTTGTCGGTTCATATTTGGGGAAGGTACTCTTCCTTATCCTATTAGAATCTATTCTCCATTGCTAGTTTTTAATATATCACGTCGCTGTTGGATAGTACTTGTCATCATCTATCGATTGAGTTTGCTAATTTCGGAGcccgtatgcaaaagttatgacagTTTCAGTCTTACTTGTTTCTTCTGTTTTGCTTGGGCGTTTTTGCACCacccaagcggcagtaccgcttcatGCGGTACTTCCGTTGTGGTCTACCGTAGCTACTTACGCTTGGGAAAATTCTTTCGAAACTCGTCACAAATTTCACGGTAATAGAGCGGTAGTACATctcccaacggtagtaccgcttcaagCCGTAGTACTGCTCcccgtgcggtagtactgcttcaAGTGGTAGTAACactccccgagcggtagtaccgttgtgaCAGAACTACCACCCTTATTTTTCTATCTTGCTGGGTTGCTTTGACTGtgctaagtggtagtaccgctcccccaagcggtagtaccacttgggtATGACCAGtgggcataacggttggatttggggggggggctatttaagggggtcttcttccccaatggttcttatccctttgagctcgtgtttgtcccccattgttgaccttcttcgagcttgttatctctcaatccctccaatgattcttgcttgaggggaaagagagaagagatctagatccacatttccaccaatcactttctcctctatgtgaggggaaccccttgggtCTAGATCTTGGAGTTCGTTGTGTTCTCTTCTTTGTTCTTCCTCCCATATTCCTGTCTAgtattagttgctttggtgggatttgagagagaaggacttgggcactccgtgtgcccttgtcattgcatttggtgcataggtttgagttctccatggtggcACATTGAAGTGAAAGTTGAGTAGCCTATTACTCTTGGGATtgcatagtagtaggttcaatcttgcaatTTATGAGTTATCTTTGGCCAAGTTAATGATTAGATCTTCAgtggaagtggtgcatagtagtaggttcaatcttacggtgttctCACCTCGAGACAGAAGGGATAGCGatgcacgtatttgtattgttgctacaaAGGGTAAAACGACAGGGTTCGATCATATTAGTTGATCTTATCTTTTCTATATTATgtaatcttgcttaaagcgttactctgtgtCGTGCGTACGACCATCTATGGGATCATGGTGATCCCTTTGCGGTTCGTCTAGGGAGATCGTCAAGCACAAAGAACAAATCCAGCAATCAACATGGTggtttacctaggttcggaccgctgtgaagcgtaaaaccctactcttgctttagtGTATTTGATGTATGCACAAGTACAAGGAGCGTGACTATCCTGCAAGATTGCGTTGGAAGTGCGGCTATGCGTGTCATTGAGCAAAGTGTCGACCCTTGTAAAGGTAGCCATGGTCCTCCTTTTATGggaaaggggctaccacagtggcaaaATGGTATTTACATAGGTAAATAGTGCCTACAGTGCCAAATACCTAACTCTGACGGGTTAGGaaaatgcattaaatgcactgTGACATGTCACATTGATGAAGCTCCCCGCCAAGAATTGTCTCTCCTTATGTGTCGTTCGCCCATCTACCTTATGCTTCCTTGACATGCTCCTGGGACGGGTGTCATTAAAGTTGTGTCTTCAGTGGCGAGCTGACACGCACCCAGACAAGGTTCACCTAACTACCTGCTCGCTCGACACCTATACGACAAGTGACAAGATGGTCGCTGAGGTggagcgtgaaggaaatatgccctacaggcaataataaagttgttattttatatttcctatccatgataaaggtttattatttatgctataattgtattgattggaaactgaaatacatgtgtgaatacataaacaaatacaatgtccctagtaagcctctactagactagctcattgatcaaagatggttaaggtttactagccatagacatgtgttgtcatttgataacgagatcacatcattaggagaatgatgcgatggacaagacccatccgttagcttagcatatgatcgttcagtttattgctattgctttcttaatgtcaaatagatattccttcgactatgagattatgcaactctcggataccgtaggaataccttgtgtgctatcgaacgtcaaaacgtaactgggtgatcataaatatgctctacaggtatctccgaaggtgtttgttgagttggcatagatcaagattaggatttgtcactccgagaggtatcactaggccctctcggtaatacgcatcataagaagccttgcaagcaaagtgactaatgagttagttgcaagatgatgtattacagaatgagtaaacagacttgccggtaacgatattgaactaggtatgaagataccgatgatcgaatcttgggcaagtaacataccgacagacaaagggaattacgtatgttgtcataaggttcgaccgataaatatcttcgtagaatatttaggagccaatatgggcatccaggtcccgctattggttattgaccggagaggtgtctcggtcatgtctacatagttctcgaacccgtagggtccgcacgcttaacgttcgttgacgatataatgttatatgagttatatgatttggtgacccaatgttgttcggagacccggatgagatcacggacatgacgaggagctctgtaatggtccggaggtaaagattgatatataggacgatactattcggacaccggaagagtttcggagtgcatcgggtagtcatcggatcgccggaaggggtttcggacacccccgggaggtctatgggcctaatgggccaaagggaGAGACACACCAACCCACAAGGGGTCTGGCACGCCCCTCTCCCTGGCCGTCatccctaggggaaggaaaggcggagggttggcccctcctgcctttccctcctcatgagtgaaaggaaagggggggcgcaaCCTCCCCTgccttcctcccacacacaaacaTGGCAGGGGGCGCGGCTAGGGGTAGGAGCCCAAGGGGGATTCAACCCCACTTGGGGCGtctcctggctgcctcccctctcccctcaactatatatatgtgggaggggcgccacacatagcccacgacaatctcttagccatctgcggcgcccctctccacagtttcgtccctcggtcatattttcgcagtgcttaggcgaagctctgtggagatagcatcaccaccaccgtcgctgcgccgttgtgctgccggaactcatctactacttcaccatcttgccggatcaagaaggcgaggacgtcaccgaactgaatgtgcgctgaacgcggaggtgccgtacgtttggtacttgatcagttggatcgcgaagaagttcgactacatcaaccgcgttactaaacgcttctgcttagggtgtacgagggtacgtagacacactctcccctctcgttgctatgcatctccatggatagatcttgcgtgtgcgtagatttttttgttttccatgcaatgtatcccaacagtggcatccgagccaggtctatgcatatatgatatgcacgagtagaacacaaagagttgtgggcggtgacaatcatactgcttaccaccaacgtcttattttgattcgacggtattgtgggatgaagcggcccggaccaaccttacatgtccacgcacatgagaccggttccatcgactgacatgc
Coding sequences within:
- the LOC123076343 gene encoding predicted GPI-anchored protein 58, yielding MGLLVVLLFGDVFVSRVPGNLVSLLPGRLALAPARSTRSRAHVRSRTPVRRSPFPDGRPRRFGLSAGSGHRRASRARPLRTFAQPASVALAPPASGPAGLSASFHSTVTRRHTLSHAGCTSPAAAAPACQLAVALVHQPAPAPPRHSIHSAHAPRPCAPACQLAAAFVRAGCAAPPRALLRAPRVPLCELLVRPLRVFASPRCSFARSTRRPGRRLAPPVTRRASSRRQPASCRADPRQPAPASSTRVPSAANPVAAFAPA